The Anolis carolinensis isolate JA03-04 chromosome 2, rAnoCar3.1.pri, whole genome shotgun sequence genome has a window encoding:
- the st6galnac2 gene encoding alpha-N-acetylgalactosaminide alpha-2,6-sialyltransferase 2, with translation MGSPRWKRLCLLVLLGLAFSVLFYGHYYGAESPTSPRLPQQETLQLPQAELPQDARSHHLVGERVNQTKDSSKEESPHHHKEKSSLCPWSLKSKVKNDPTFGKQFDFDGPVLMWNRHFTPETWKKLKERSVPYGWRGLPHSVISSTLQLLSNAANIRLLNETTSPDGCVRCAVVGNGGILNGSHQGKEIDAHDFVFRLNGAVIKGFEADVGTKTSFYGFTVNTMKNSLIAYAEYGFTQIPQAKDIRYIFIPSDKRDYLMLKSAILGIPVPEGYDKGDKPQKYFGSNTSAEKFKLLHPEFMYYLTERFLKSEIINSQFGHLYMPSTGAIMLLTALHTCDQVSAFGFITDSYRTFSDHYYEHEKKPLVFYANHDMLLEAELWKSLHRAGIMKLYQR, from the exons GCTGCCACAGCAAGAGACGCTACAGCTTCCACAAGCAGAATTGCCCCAAGATGCCAGGAGCCATCACCTGGTTGGAGAGAG AGTAAACCAAACCAAAGACTCATCCAAGGAAGAAAGCCCTCATCATCATAAGGAGAAG TCCAGTTTATGCCCCTGGTCATTAAAATCCAAAGTGAAGAATGACCCGACGTTTGGAAAGCAATTTGATTTTGATGGCCCAGTGCTTATGTGGAACCGTCACTTCACCCCAGAGACGTGGAAGAAGTTGAAGGAACGCAGTGTCCCCTATGGCTGGCGTGGCTTGCCACATTCAG TCATTTCCTCCACATTGCAGCTCCTCAGTAATGCTGCCAACATCAGGCTGTTAAATGAGACCACCTCCCCCGATGGCTGCGTCCGCTGCGCTGTGGTTGGGAACGGGGGAATTCTGAATGGATCCCACCAAGGCAAGGAGATAGATGCTCATGACTTTGTCTTCAG ACTTAATGGGGCAGTGATCAAGGGCTTTGAGGCAGATGTTGGAACAAAGACTTCCTTCTATGGTTTCACAGTAAACACCATGAAGAATTCCCTAATTGCTTATGCAGAGTATGGCTTCACCCAAATCCCACAAGCTAAG GACATACGGTACATTTTCATTCCTTCAGATAAACGAGACTACCTAATGCTGAAATCTGCCATCCTGGGCATCCCTGTTCCAGAGGGCTATGACAAAGGTGACAA GCCACAGAAATACTTTGGATCTAATACATCTGCAGAAAAGTTCAAGTTGCTGCATCCAGAATTCATGTATTATCTGACAGAAAG GTTCTTAAAATCGGAAATAATAAACTCTCAGTTTGGGCATCTCTACATGCCCAGCACTGGAGCAATTATGCTTTTAACAGCTCTGCATACTTGTGATCAG GTCAGTGCGTTTGGCTTCATCACAGATAGTTACAGGACATTCTCAGATCATTACTATGAACACGAGAAGAAGCCCTTGGTCTTCTATGCCAACCATGATATGCTCTTAGAGGCTGAGCTTTGGAAGAGTTTACACCGGGCCGGCATCATGAAGCTGTATCAGCGGTGA